A window of the Pedobacter frigiditerrae genome harbors these coding sequences:
- a CDS encoding glycosyltransferase, translated as MIKVVQISTFTTGGAGIAAYRLHQSLMQRADCESILVCRDAGIHKGEKNVIEVGPKPVTLKKRVLNRIDHLLGNSTNFGLEISAQEGNYELVSWPETHFNVELEQVIKEADIIHLHWVAEFINFPTFFSKLKKKKIVWTLHDMNPFMGIFHYLGDKASNLALRDLDEKAFRIKKDSLKKSNNICVVSLSEWIQKEAKKNEVFAKFNYKKIPNGVDVNVFKPTVKEDARNQLNLEKDSFVMLVVSENLKNYRKGLDILIDALPLLKTTTPTKIQVISVGGGELSVSGFKYKSFGKVLDEKKLAIIYSSADVFVMPSREDNLPNVMLEALACGTPVVGFTIGGQKDYILPLDTGVLAEEGSPASLAGAIKSLIDNYSSFDREKISSFAGEHFHKEKQLAAHYALYKELLGPVEN; from the coding sequence ATGATTAAAGTTGTCCAAATAAGTACATTCACAACAGGAGGGGCTGGTATTGCTGCATACAGGTTGCATCAAAGTTTAATGCAGCGTGCCGATTGTGAATCAATTTTGGTATGTAGAGATGCAGGTATACACAAGGGAGAAAAGAATGTAATTGAAGTTGGACCAAAACCTGTTACACTAAAAAAAAGAGTGCTCAATAGAATAGATCACCTGCTTGGTAATAGTACTAACTTCGGCCTCGAGATATCAGCTCAAGAGGGTAATTATGAATTAGTTAGTTGGCCAGAAACCCATTTTAACGTTGAACTTGAGCAAGTAATTAAAGAAGCTGACATTATACACCTCCATTGGGTAGCGGAATTTATAAATTTTCCAACATTTTTTAGTAAGCTAAAAAAGAAAAAGATAGTTTGGACGCTACATGACATGAATCCTTTTATGGGGATTTTTCATTATCTCGGTGATAAGGCTAGCAATTTGGCGTTAAGAGATTTGGATGAAAAGGCCTTCAGAATAAAAAAAGACAGTCTAAAAAAATCCAATAACATATGTGTTGTGTCATTAAGTGAATGGATTCAAAAAGAGGCCAAGAAAAATGAAGTTTTTGCGAAATTTAATTATAAAAAGATTCCCAATGGCGTTGATGTCAATGTATTTAAACCAACAGTGAAAGAAGACGCAAGAAATCAATTGAATCTTGAAAAGGATTCTTTCGTGATGTTGGTTGTTTCTGAAAACCTAAAAAACTATAGGAAAGGTTTAGATATTTTAATTGATGCCTTGCCCTTACTTAAAACAACAACGCCAACAAAAATACAAGTCATATCTGTCGGTGGCGGGGAACTAAGTGTAAGTGGTTTTAAATACAAGTCTTTCGGTAAAGTATTAGATGAAAAAAAACTGGCCATTATTTATTCAAGTGCTGACGTTTTCGTAATGCCATCAAGGGAGGATAATTTGCCAAATGTAATGTTAGAAGCGCTTGCTTGTGGTACTCCAGTAGTAGGCTTTACCATTGGTGGGCAAAAAGATTACATTTTGCCATTAGATACCGGAGTTTTAGCTGAAGAAGGTTCTCCTGCTTCTCTTGCTGGAGCAATAAAGAGTTTGATTGACAATTACAGCTCATTTGATAGAGAGAAAATCTCAAGCTTTGCGGGAGAGCATTTCCACAAGGAGAAGCAGCTAGCCGCTCATTATGCTTTATATAAAGAATTGTTAGGACCAGTTGAAAATTAA
- a CDS encoding glycosyltransferase family 2 protein, whose protein sequence is MDNGCLFSIIIPTFNSAAVVAGAIESILKQSFSEYEVLIIDGKSNDTTVDIANSYNDDRIKVFSEKDNGIYDAMNKGVSYATGKWLLFLGSDDELHDEQVLSEISPIALDGTKKLIYGNVVLVGKTIWGEDGQVFDGEFSTGKLLVTNISHQAIFYQRSIFEECGPYNLKYKICADYDFNLRVAAKHQLYYVDIIVAKFNAGGASTSQKDEPFVEDFYDNVFEYFDNSLMRHHLRIYDYQYFAQGEKKIRNKQLFKGLRIICIELLSRIKNIRILSI, encoded by the coding sequence ATGGACAATGGATGTCTTTTCTCGATTATTATTCCAACTTTTAACTCCGCAGCAGTTGTGGCAGGAGCAATAGAAAGTATTTTGAAGCAAAGCTTTAGCGAATATGAAGTTCTGATTATTGACGGAAAATCAAATGACACCACAGTAGACATAGCAAATTCATATAATGATGATAGAATAAAAGTGTTTTCAGAAAAGGACAATGGGATCTATGACGCCATGAATAAGGGAGTGAGCTATGCTACAGGTAAATGGCTGCTTTTTTTAGGCAGCGATGATGAACTGCATGATGAGCAGGTGCTGAGCGAAATATCCCCAATTGCACTTGACGGGACTAAGAAGTTAATTTATGGGAATGTAGTGTTGGTTGGTAAAACAATATGGGGTGAAGATGGGCAAGTTTTTGATGGTGAGTTTAGCACTGGGAAGCTTTTAGTTACCAATATATCTCATCAAGCAATATTTTACCAAAGGAGTATCTTTGAAGAATGTGGCCCTTATAATTTGAAGTATAAGATTTGTGCTGACTACGATTTTAACTTACGTGTTGCAGCAAAACATCAATTATATTATGTGGATATAATTGTAGCTAAATTTAATGCAGGTGGCGCCAGTACCAGTCAAAAAGATGAGCCATTTGTTGAGGATTTTTATGACAACGTATTTGAGTATTTTGACAACAGCTTAATGAGACATCATTTAAGGATATATGATTATCAGTACTTTGCTCAGGGAGAGAAGAAAATTAGAAATAAGCAATTATTCAAGGGGCTACGAATTATCTGTATCGAACTGTTGTCTAGGATTAAAAATATTAGAATTTTAAGTATATGA
- a CDS encoding glycoside hydrolase family 99-like domain-containing protein, whose product MIKPIAIHLPQFHPFPENDEWWGKGFTEWTNVVKGKPLFEGHYQPHLPADLGFYDLRLAEARLAQINLAKEYGIYGFCYYHYWFNGKRLMQEPLDRMLLNKEEDFPFMLCWANENWTRRWDGQEQEVLMKQNYSEADDIAHIHFLINHFFSDVRYIKVDGKPFVAIYRPDLFPDISRTLAVWRQEALKLGLEGLHIAYFQSFNNNTPPGTLGFDMAINFEPSYANKPYPEFSLLSKLYNKVGIKRYDFANGIYSYAKLVENAMNRFIVNKDIYPGITPMWDNAARRKANATIFKGSTPELYGKWLQHIVSKYKLANAPNKYLFINAWNEWAEGNHLEPCQKWGKRYLEMTKSKIDEQ is encoded by the coding sequence ATGATTAAACCAATAGCTATTCACTTACCTCAATTTCATCCATTTCCTGAAAATGATGAATGGTGGGGGAAAGGTTTTACAGAGTGGACTAATGTGGTTAAGGGGAAGCCTTTATTTGAAGGGCATTACCAACCTCATTTGCCTGCCGATTTAGGGTTTTACGATCTGCGTTTAGCGGAGGCTCGGCTTGCCCAAATTAACCTAGCTAAAGAATATGGCATTTATGGTTTTTGTTACTATCACTACTGGTTTAATGGAAAACGTTTAATGCAGGAACCTTTGGACCGAATGTTATTAAATAAAGAAGAAGATTTCCCATTTATGCTTTGTTGGGCTAATGAAAATTGGACTAGACGCTGGGATGGGCAGGAACAAGAAGTTTTAATGAAACAGAATTACAGTGAAGCAGATGATATCGCACACATTCACTTTTTGATAAATCATTTTTTTAGTGATGTTAGATATATTAAGGTAGATGGTAAACCCTTTGTGGCCATCTATAGGCCTGATCTTTTTCCGGATATTTCAAGAACACTGGCTGTATGGAGGCAAGAAGCCTTAAAGTTAGGTCTTGAAGGGTTGCATATTGCCTACTTTCAGAGCTTTAATAATAACACCCCTCCGGGCACCTTAGGCTTTGACATGGCCATTAACTTTGAGCCAAGTTACGCTAACAAACCCTATCCAGAATTCTCACTTTTAAGTAAGTTATACAATAAGGTGGGTATAAAAAGGTATGATTTTGCAAATGGCATATACTCTTACGCAAAGCTTGTTGAAAATGCAATGAACAGATTTATTGTTAATAAAGACATTTATCCAGGGATTACACCTATGTGGGATAACGCGGCGAGAAGGAAAGCGAATGCAACAATATTCAAGGGATCTACCCCAGAATTGTATGGGAAGTGGTTACAGCATATCGTTTCAAAATATAAATTGGCTAATGCCCCAAATAAATATCTATTCATTAATGCTTGGAATGAGTGGGCAGAGGGTAATCACTTGGAACCCTGCCAGAAATGGGGCAAACGCTATTTAGAAATGACCAAGAGCAAAATAGATGAGCAATAA
- a CDS encoding glycosyltransferase family 2 protein, with the protein MSNKAPLVSVIIPNYNHGVYLKKRLDSVLDQSYQNFEVIILDDCSTDNSRDVIENYRGHTKISCIIYNEVNGGVPFYQWKKALGFTSGELIWIAESDDYADLNFLTSLVDRISDDVGIVFSDSNVVDHNGIIHNDYYKNFRNKNFNTSKWNSDYVITGIEEIEANLVFECTINNMSATIFKKDLVNSLDFDQLFKFKYCGDWYFLMSMALQTKIAYCAKPLNYFKYGTNNFKKGTKSTLNYLRERSMVRYFLWDELNELTVATKNKVYKQLGMEMRIMINETLKLKINPLHLFQMFTYLLRLKVGLFRKQMANIF; encoded by the coding sequence ATGAGCAATAAGGCACCTCTAGTATCGGTAATCATACCCAACTATAATCACGGGGTCTATTTAAAGAAACGGTTAGACTCTGTGCTTGACCAGAGTTACCAAAACTTTGAAGTGATTATTTTGGATGATTGCTCTACGGACAATAGTAGAGACGTAATTGAAAATTACCGTGGCCATACAAAAATTAGCTGTATTATATATAATGAGGTGAATGGCGGTGTTCCCTTTTACCAATGGAAAAAAGCGCTGGGATTTACAAGTGGTGAGCTTATTTGGATAGCGGAAAGTGATGACTATGCTGACTTAAATTTTTTGACAAGCTTGGTTGATAGGATTTCAGATGATGTAGGAATTGTTTTCTCTGATTCGAATGTGGTAGATCACAATGGAATTATCCATAACGACTATTATAAGAATTTTAGGAATAAAAATTTTAATACTAGTAAATGGAACAGCGATTATGTAATAACAGGTATTGAGGAAATAGAAGCTAATCTTGTTTTTGAGTGCACTATAAATAACATGAGTGCTACTATTTTCAAGAAAGATTTGGTGAATAGCTTGGACTTTGACCAGCTTTTCAAGTTTAAATATTGTGGTGATTGGTATTTTCTGATGTCAATGGCGCTACAAACGAAAATTGCCTATTGTGCAAAACCACTTAACTATTTTAAATATGGTACCAATAATTTTAAAAAAGGCACGAAGTCTACATTAAATTATCTTAGAGAACGTTCAATGGTCCGCTATTTCCTTTGGGATGAGTTAAATGAGCTAACAGTTGCTACCAAAAATAAAGTTTACAAACAATTGGGTATGGAGATGAGAATCATGATTAATGAAACTTTAAAATTGAAAATCAATCCGCTTCACTTGTTTCAAATGTTCACCTATTTACTGCGGTTGAAGGTTGGCTTGTTTAGAAAACAAATGGCAAATATTTTCTAA
- a CDS encoding glycosyltransferase family 4 protein, translated as MKKKAILLITQTDWTEKLGAAKVHIELKQEYEKIGYHVDKLSFEDLYPNGQSAFDKIFGEFYISKIHKFLKKNARHYDIIDANIHCIIHPKNKYDFKGIVLVRSHGIGPIYRHAEQHIERYRHTLKAFDKKPKLKTRIGNLYRKLQKKVNENDFNLSIQHADIVHCLNYDEYKYYLNAGVAKRKLFVIPNGIGDKFIEECNDRIVTKKENVLSFVGSWTLRKGVKDLSEILNKLDQKGGVSKLMLVGGFTLEEEILRDFSDEQKQKLEVIPTYDSKSLISILNRAYIGVFPSYVEGFPLAIIEQLACGIPIVAYRVPGPKDILAELDNELLVEPGNIEEFVYKAKRLLEMKNEDYLLLSANCKAISLNYKLSSIAAEFIDVYNTFSDDKKGN; from the coding sequence ATGAAAAAAAAAGCAATTTTACTGATTACCCAAACGGATTGGACCGAAAAACTAGGTGCAGCCAAAGTTCATATAGAGCTAAAACAAGAATATGAAAAGATTGGTTATCATGTAGACAAATTGTCTTTTGAGGATTTGTATCCTAACGGACAGAGTGCCTTCGATAAGATCTTTGGTGAGTTTTACATCAGTAAAATTCATAAATTTTTGAAAAAGAATGCTCGTCATTACGACATTATCGATGCCAATATTCATTGTATCATACACCCTAAAAATAAGTACGATTTTAAAGGCATAGTTTTAGTTCGGTCTCATGGCATAGGACCAATTTACAGACATGCAGAACAGCATATAGAGCGGTATAGACATACCTTGAAAGCTTTTGATAAGAAACCAAAGCTTAAAACTCGAATAGGGAATTTGTACAGAAAGTTGCAAAAGAAAGTTAATGAAAATGACTTTAATCTATCTATCCAACATGCAGACATTGTCCATTGTCTTAACTATGATGAATATAAGTACTACTTGAATGCTGGGGTAGCTAAGAGAAAACTATTTGTTATACCTAATGGAATAGGAGATAAATTTATTGAGGAATGTAATGATAGAATAGTAACAAAGAAAGAAAACGTATTGTCATTTGTGGGTTCTTGGACTTTGAGGAAGGGAGTTAAGGATTTAAGTGAGATCTTAAACAAACTTGATCAAAAAGGAGGCGTTAGCAAGCTCATGTTAGTAGGCGGTTTTACATTAGAGGAAGAGATTTTAAGAGACTTTTCGGATGAGCAAAAGCAGAAGTTAGAAGTAATACCTACTTATGACTCAAAAAGTTTGATTAGCATTTTAAATAGGGCATACATAGGTGTTTTTCCTAGCTATGTAGAGGGCTTCCCACTTGCAATTATCGAACAATTGGCATGTGGCATACCGATAGTAGCATACAGGGTGCCAGGTCCCAAAGATATTTTAGCTGAACTTGACAATGAACTTCTAGTCGAACCTGGCAACATAGAAGAGTTTGTATATAAGGCTAAAAGATTATTGGAGATGAAAAATGAAGATTATTTATTGTTGTCGGCAAACTGTAAGGCGATCTCTTTGAATTATAAGCTCAGTAGTATTGCTGCTGAATTTATTGATGTTTATAACACTTTCTCAGATGATAAAAAAGGAAATTAA
- a CDS encoding acyltransferase → MIKKEIKSLTGIRGIAAIYVAVFHFYLHYTQSNSNNFLSKNSYLHSLLYHGYLGVDLFFILSAFVITLTSSKYFEDKFEFKDYKNFMIKRWIRIYPTYAIILIVTFFYSGQTHRVGNFLLSFSLLNSLFGLPYLVGHFWSLSTEWVTYMTYPILYRLFSAARLLKWQLLILIGILILYSTCVLYYKEYAIQPFSFVINGGYYGLFRCFGDYFLGVFAFKIFSHYPKSKEIAGITSIVIIFILICLLSFAKADLLIVILFVALILSLTNDNNVVSKLMSTKPIYILGLISYPLYLIHAILLYYLDYLKTLLSIFYGYNNFYLILMLLFLALSVIFSYIFTFFIEKPIISFCNKKIHRVG, encoded by the coding sequence ATGATAAAAAAGGAAATTAAATCTTTGACAGGTATTAGAGGTATTGCAGCAATTTATGTAGCAGTTTTTCATTTTTATCTTCATTATACTCAATCTAATAGTAATAATTTCTTGTCAAAAAACAGTTATTTACATTCTTTATTATACCATGGTTATCTCGGAGTTGATTTGTTTTTTATATTGAGTGCGTTTGTAATCACCCTTACCTCTAGTAAATATTTTGAGGATAAATTTGAGTTTAAAGATTACAAGAATTTTATGATAAAAAGATGGATAAGAATCTATCCAACTTATGCAATAATTCTTATAGTTACTTTTTTTTATTCTGGACAGACACATAGGGTGGGTAATTTCTTATTAAGCTTTAGCCTTTTAAATTCTTTATTTGGCTTGCCCTATCTGGTTGGTCATTTTTGGTCGTTGAGCACAGAATGGGTTACTTATATGACCTACCCGATTCTCTATAGACTTTTTTCTGCTGCAAGGCTTTTAAAGTGGCAACTTTTAATATTAATTGGAATTTTAATACTATATTCTACTTGTGTACTTTACTACAAAGAATATGCTATACAACCATTTAGCTTTGTAATAAATGGTGGCTACTATGGGTTATTCAGGTGCTTTGGCGATTATTTTTTAGGTGTATTTGCTTTTAAAATATTTAGTCACTATCCAAAATCAAAAGAGATAGCGGGAATAACTTCCATTGTAATAATTTTTATTTTGATCTGCTTATTATCTTTCGCTAAGGCAGATCTATTAATCGTTATTTTATTTGTCGCCTTAATCCTAAGTTTAACCAACGATAATAATGTTGTATCAAAACTAATGAGCACAAAGCCAATTTATATATTGGGGTTAATATCTTATCCGCTGTATCTAATCCATGCAATATTACTTTATTATTTAGATTACCTTAAAACCTTATTAAGTATCTTTTATGGATATAACAATTTCTATCTGATTTTAATGTTGCTTTTTTTAGCGCTATCAGTGATTTTTTCTTATATTTTTACTTTTTTTATTGAGAAGCCGATCATTTCTTTTTGTAATAAGAAAATACATCGGGTAGGTTAA
- a CDS encoding acyltransferase, which produces MKSTQNFAAKIIYRFRTLRNGFRRFYLRLQGLTTGEGTFLGKIDIEWPGSVAFGKNCTVQNNIAFWVQSPFNASNRITIGDNVFIGRNTEFNCCDFIKIGDNCLIASAVVFVDSAHTFAKEGIISKQPTKLKGIVVEEDVWIGTGAKILQGVHLCQGCIIGAGAVVNKRVPAYEIWAGVPAVKIGERKDSKYSNQH; this is translated from the coding sequence ATGAAAAGCACACAAAACTTCGCCGCGAAGATTATTTACAGATTTCGAACCCTAAGAAACGGTTTCCGTAGATTTTACCTTCGGTTACAAGGCCTCACTACGGGAGAAGGAACATTTTTGGGAAAAATTGACATTGAATGGCCGGGAAGCGTAGCGTTTGGAAAAAACTGTACCGTCCAAAATAACATCGCCTTCTGGGTACAAAGTCCCTTTAATGCTTCAAATAGAATTACGATAGGAGATAATGTTTTTATTGGTAGAAATACGGAGTTTAATTGTTGTGATTTTATAAAAATAGGTGACAATTGTTTAATTGCAAGTGCTGTGGTGTTTGTTGATTCGGCCCATACTTTTGCTAAGGAGGGGATAATTAGTAAGCAGCCTACAAAGTTAAAGGGAATAGTTGTAGAGGAAGATGTGTGGATTGGTACAGGGGCGAAAATTTTGCAAGGTGTACATTTGTGTCAAGGTTGTATTATTGGGGCTGGTGCGGTTGTAAATAAACGTGTCCCTGCTTATGAAATATGGGCGGGAGTACCAGCAGTTAAAATTGGCGAGCGCAAGGATAGCAAATATTCAAATCAACACTAA
- a CDS encoding glycosyltransferase family 32 protein, with product MEGTNTHDKIPKIIHYCWFSGEELPIFLKDCIDSWKRVMPDYKIRLWDANSFDFDTVPFVKEAFSVKKWAFVADYIRLYALYTEGGIYFDSDVMVFKPFDEFLRYDFFTSHEIHPGNFTNAERNKLDKSGRPIAKDDYVFGLNVQAAIMGGTKGNPYIKECMEFYHDKHFLDAEGKSLSVQFIIGPYMSKIAENYGYLYHEKEQMLDNNMKIFKPEIFVGNSVFLTKESYAIHLCNGSWKEKTNYEKFQYNVRNQYPSFYPFITFFDKVKRKMGELF from the coding sequence ATGGAAGGAACAAATACGCACGATAAAATACCAAAGATTATTCATTACTGTTGGTTTAGTGGAGAAGAGTTGCCAATATTTCTTAAAGACTGCATAGATAGTTGGAAACGGGTTATGCCAGACTATAAGATCCGATTATGGGATGCAAATAGCTTTGATTTTGACACCGTACCCTTTGTAAAGGAAGCTTTTTCTGTAAAGAAATGGGCATTTGTAGCTGATTATATCAGATTGTATGCGCTTTATACAGAGGGGGGTATTTATTTTGATTCGGATGTAATGGTATTTAAGCCTTTCGATGAGTTTTTAAGGTATGATTTTTTCACTTCTCATGAGATACATCCCGGTAATTTTACAAATGCTGAACGAAATAAATTAGACAAAAGCGGAAGACCTATTGCAAAGGATGACTATGTGTTTGGATTAAATGTACAAGCAGCAATAATGGGAGGAACAAAGGGTAATCCCTATATAAAAGAATGCATGGAATTTTATCATGACAAACATTTTTTAGATGCGGAGGGCAAAAGTCTGAGTGTACAGTTTATTATAGGTCCCTACATGTCAAAAATAGCTGAAAACTATGGGTATCTTTACCATGAAAAGGAACAAATGCTGGATAACAACATGAAGATATTTAAACCTGAAATCTTTGTTGGCAACTCTGTGTTTTTGACAAAAGAATCTTATGCCATTCATTTATGTAATGGAAGTTGGAAGGAGAAAACTAATTACGAAAAATTCCAGTACAATGTTAGAAATCAATATCCAAGCTTTTATCCGTTCATTACTTTCTTTGATAAAGTGAAAAGAAAAATGGGCGAGCTGTTTTAA
- a CDS encoding acyltransferase translates to MASLSYLITNRAKFGIGSLKFWKSWAKRALTLSEVVRRNHMRRKLIRAGAIISEIAEIGSPKIDGDKRNLKIGAYSFIGNAILALHTEISIGERVCINDGVNLLSASHDLTDPEWKLKKGAIVIDDYAWICTNAIVLPGVHIGRGAVVGAGAVVSKNVGAGEIVAGNPAKPINKKRALDLNYNPCEFLAGNRAWLIG, encoded by the coding sequence ATGGCCAGCTTAAGTTACCTAATTACTAACCGAGCAAAATTTGGCATTGGGTCACTTAAGTTTTGGAAATCGTGGGCCAAAAGAGCGCTAACCCTTTCAGAAGTGGTTCGCAGAAATCATATGCGCCGCAAGTTGATTAGAGCTGGCGCCATAATCAGTGAAATAGCAGAGATTGGTAGTCCTAAGATTGATGGAGATAAGAGAAATCTAAAGATAGGTGCGTACTCTTTTATTGGTAATGCCATTTTAGCACTGCATACAGAAATTAGCATAGGTGAGCGTGTTTGTATAAACGATGGCGTAAATCTTCTTTCGGCCTCTCATGATCTTACAGATCCGGAATGGAAACTCAAAAAAGGAGCAATAGTGATAGATGATTATGCGTGGATCTGTACAAATGCAATAGTTTTACCAGGTGTTCATATTGGACGGGGTGCCGTAGTTGGTGCTGGTGCAGTAGTTTCAAAAAATGTTGGCGCAGGTGAGATTGTCGCAGGAAATCCAGCAAAACCTATAAATAAAAAAAGAGCACTGGATTTGAATTATAATCCATGTGAATTTTTGGCTGGTAATAGAGCTTGGCTTATTGGATAG
- a CDS encoding glycosyltransferase family 4 protein, translating to MKKVILSHPTGNANVKAAANGFAKANLLAKFVTAIAVFKGTFAFSIFGIGPLKEFRRRTFPDSLKKITTKYPWNELARMMALKLKLRALVNHEVGKFSIDSICRHLDGKVAALITKEGEIDAVYAYEDAALASFSAAKKKSLICLYDLPIGYWRSMHELLNVEIKSRPAWAASMGGVNDSLQKLERKDQELGMSDHIFVASDFTKKTLQAYPYKLAPITVIPYGFPEVGFPKTYEPLINRPLRLLFVGGLSQRKGIANLFEAVANFGDKVTLTVVGRKPSLDCRPLDEYLEQHHWIPSLPHHEILQLMRENDIFVFPSLFEGFGLVITEAMSQGTPVITTERTCGPDLIEHGKNGWLIEAGNTNALTKQIEVILADPAVIEQNGFLAMETAKQRPWAKYEKELSEAVLKIIE from the coding sequence ATGAAAAAAGTAATTTTAAGTCATCCTACCGGAAACGCAAATGTAAAGGCTGCTGCCAATGGTTTTGCCAAAGCAAATCTACTAGCTAAGTTTGTAACTGCCATTGCGGTTTTTAAAGGAACATTTGCTTTTAGTATATTTGGTATCGGACCATTGAAAGAGTTTCGGCGAAGAACTTTCCCGGATTCTTTGAAAAAGATCACCACAAAATACCCTTGGAACGAATTGGCAAGGATGATGGCCTTAAAATTGAAATTAAGGGCTTTGGTAAATCACGAAGTAGGCAAGTTCAGCATTGATTCGATTTGCAGGCATTTGGATGGTAAGGTAGCGGCACTAATAACAAAAGAAGGGGAAATAGATGCAGTGTACGCTTACGAAGATGCGGCTTTAGCTAGCTTTAGCGCAGCAAAGAAAAAAAGCCTGATTTGTCTTTACGATTTACCTATTGGATATTGGCGAAGTATGCATGAATTGTTAAATGTGGAGATAAAGAGCAGGCCAGCCTGGGCAGCAAGCATGGGTGGGGTGAATGACTCGTTACAGAAATTAGAGCGCAAGGATCAGGAATTGGGGATGAGTGATCATATATTTGTTGCGAGTGATTTTACTAAAAAAACATTACAAGCCTATCCGTATAAATTGGCACCCATTACCGTTATCCCATATGGTTTTCCAGAAGTTGGATTTCCGAAAACATATGAACCTTTGATAAATAGACCTTTGAGATTGTTGTTCGTTGGTGGCCTATCGCAAAGAAAAGGGATTGCTAATTTGTTTGAGGCAGTGGCAAATTTTGGTGATAAGGTGACCCTAACGGTAGTTGGCAGAAAACCTTCATTAGATTGCCGCCCTTTAGATGAGTATCTTGAGCAACATCATTGGATCCCTAGTTTACCACACCATGAGATTTTACAACTAATGCGTGAAAATGATATCTTTGTCTTCCCTTCGTTATTCGAAGGTTTTGGATTAGTTATTACCGAGGCAATGTCTCAAGGAACGCCTGTTATCACGACAGAAAGAACCTGCGGGCCGGATTTAATTGAACATGGAAAGAATGGATGGTTGATTGAAGCTGGCAACACCAATGCTTTAACCAAACAAATCGAGGTGATTTTAGCCGATCCTGCAGTTATTGAGCAGAACGGCTTTTTAGCTATGGAAACCGCCAAACAAAGGCCTTGGGCTAAATATGAAAAAGAGCTGAGCGAAGCCGTATTAAAGATCATTGAATGA